Part of the bacterium genome, TCGGCGCGGCGATGGGGGCGCTCCTGTGAACGCCCGCCTGCGCAGTTCGCTCGTCGTCGCGGCCGCGTTCCTCGCCCTCCTCGCCGCCCTGCGCGCCCCCAGCCCGGAGGTCGCCGGCGCCTCGCTGCGGAACTGGCTCGGCGGGCTCGGGGAGCTCCTCGCGATCATCCCCGCCGTCCTCGTTCTCGTCGCGCTGTTCGACGTTTGGGTCCCGAAGGAAGTCGTCGAGCGCGGCCTCGGCCCCGCGTCGGGCCTCAAGGGCGTCGCGTTCGCGCTGCTCCTCGGCACGGCCGCCGCCGGCCCGATCTACGCCGCGTTTCCGATCGGCCTCTCGCTGCGGGAGAAGGGGGCGCGCACGGCGAACCTCGTGATCTTCCTCGGCGCGTGGGGCACGATCAAGATCCCGATGCTGATGCTGGAGAGCGCGTTCCTGGGGCCGCGGTTCGCCGTGCTACGATTGGCCTTGACGCTGCCGGGCATCGTCGCCTGCGGCTTCCTGATGGAGCGCCTCGAGCGCCGCGCCGCCGCGCGGCGGCCCGTCCTCGCCTGAGCGAACAATGCCGCCCTCCAACCGCCACGCCCGCCACCTCCCCGCCTTCGTGCTGCTCGCGCTGACCGACGGC contains:
- a CDS encoding permease, which gives rise to MNARLRSSLVVAAAFLALLAALRAPSPEVAGASLRNWLGGLGELLAIIPAVLVLVALFDVWVPKEVVERGLGPASGLKGVAFALLLGTAAAGPIYAAFPIGLSLREKGARTANLVIFLGAWGTIKIPMLMLESAFLGPRFAVLRLALTLPGIVACGFLMERLERRAAARRPVLA